Proteins encoded by one window of Candidatus Stoquefichus sp. SB1:
- a CDS encoding helix-turn-helix transcriptional regulator, giving the protein MNLGNSLFHARKRCGLSQETVAEKLGVSRQTISKWETNETLPDIRQSKKMAVLYNMSLDELIDFDVDIKDIQEIIEKTSEETEAKIDWTKAWGKKYPILLHYQNQVNIPYYAHGISQMLDELRREYQLNELDAMLVLKDILANVWKSRQNQSKQ; this is encoded by the coding sequence ATGAATCTAGGAAATAGTTTATTTCATGCGAGAAAAAGATGTGGACTTTCTCAAGAAACAGTCGCAGAAAAACTAGGAGTGAGTAGACAGACAATATCCAAATGGGAAACGAATGAAACACTTCCAGATATCCGTCAGTCGAAGAAAATGGCAGTTCTTTATAACATGTCATTAGATGAACTCATTGATTTTGATGTTGATATCAAAGACATTCAAGAGATTATTGAAAAAACCAGTGAGGAAACAGAAGCAAAAATTGATTGGACAAAAGCGTGGGGAAAGAAATATCCTATTTTGCTTCATTATCAAAATCAAGTCAATATTCCCTATTATGCTCATGGTATAAGTCAGATGTTAGATGAATTACGACGAGAATATCAATTGAATGAATTAGATGCAATGCTAGTTCTTAAAGACATTTTGGCAAATGTTTGGAAAAGTCGTCAGAATCAATCCAAACAATAA
- a CDS encoding GNAT family N-acetyltransferase → MNHDFINLTTENLADEHLCCIIRSKKIHPGIEAKKQWLSERLKEGHVFRKLNEKATVFIEYAPLETAWVPIVGDNYYYVYCLWVSGNYKGQGYGKELMEYCLTDAKAKGKSGICMLASNKQKHWLTDQAFAKKFGFKVVDTTDYGYELLALSLDGTLPQFTQNAKNGVIDRQELTIYYDMQCPFIYKNIEIIKEYCETNSVSVSLIQVDTLQKAKELPCVFNNWGVFYKGKFETVNLLLDTAALKRILKK, encoded by the coding sequence ATGAATCATGATTTTATTAATTTAACAACAGAGAATCTTGCTGATGAACATCTATGTTGTATTATTCGTAGTAAAAAAATTCATCCAGGAATAGAAGCAAAAAAACAATGGTTATCTGAACGATTAAAAGAAGGACATGTTTTTAGAAAACTCAATGAAAAAGCAACAGTTTTTATTGAGTATGCACCACTTGAAACAGCGTGGGTTCCTATTGTTGGAGATAATTATTATTATGTATATTGCTTATGGGTTTCTGGAAATTATAAGGGACAAGGCTATGGCAAAGAGTTAATGGAGTATTGTTTGACAGATGCCAAAGCAAAAGGGAAATCTGGAATTTGTATGTTGGCATCAAATAAACAAAAACATTGGCTTACAGATCAAGCTTTTGCTAAAAAATTTGGATTTAAAGTTGTAGATACAACTGATTATGGATATGAATTACTTGCTCTTTCATTGGATGGAACATTGCCACAATTTACCCAGAATGCGAAGAATGGTGTGATTGATCGTCAAGAATTAACAATTTATTATGATATGCAATGTCCTTTTATCTATAAAAACATAGAAATTATTAAAGAATATTGTGAAACAAACAGTGTTTCAGTATCTTTGATTCAAGTTGATACATTACAAAAAGCAAAAGAATTGCCATGTGTTTTTAATAATTGGGGTGTATTCTATAAAGGAAAATTTGAAACAGTGAATCTCTTGTTGGATACTGCTGCATTGAAGAGAATTCTAAAAAAATAA
- a CDS encoding type I restriction-modification system subunit M gives MELYNSKVESISKRVHEAICDIIRELSTMIVLERDSNFLGDAFEYLIHMFLYNSQTIQRQFYTPSEVSDMMVRISMIGKENEKNVFVYDGSLGSGILLFSIFKHIGNTHNLCYYGQEYNDSTVYDIARINMILHGIPMNKVNLHMTTSLNENWPSSVENSLKFDVVLMNPPFSMKWTPEKQFLQDPRFSTYECLAPKSNADFAFILHGLYYLKETGTMAIIVPYGVLTRGGVEHKIRKKLLDKGAIYAVISMPDRIFYNTATATTILVLKKNTKLKDVLFIDASREFKKVKNRNVLTENCIQKIVDTYTKRRCFDKYAYLASYEEIKEMTIILIYIIILICFQI, from the coding sequence ATTGAATTATATAACTCTAAAGTTGAAAGTATTTCAAAAAGAGTTCATGAAGCAATTTGTGATATCATAAGAGAACTTTCAACGATGATTGTTTTAGAACGAGATTCCAACTTTTTGGGTGATGCATTTGAATATTTAATACATATGTTTCTATATAATTCTCAAACAATACAACGTCAATTTTATACTCCATCTGAAGTATCAGATATGATGGTACGAATATCGATGATTGGGAAAGAAAATGAAAAAAACGTTTTTGTTTATGATGGTTCGTTGGGTTCAGGAATATTATTGTTTAGTATCTTCAAACATATAGGTAATACTCATAATCTTTGCTATTATGGACAAGAATATAATGATTCAACTGTTTATGATATTGCACGAATTAATATGATACTTCATGGTATACCTATGAATAAGGTCAATCTACACATGACAACATCATTAAATGAAAACTGGCCTAGTAGCGTTGAGAACTCATTGAAGTTTGATGTCGTATTAATGAATCCACCATTTTCAATGAAATGGACACCAGAAAAACAATTTTTACAAGATCCAAGATTTTCAACATATGAATGTCTTGCTCCTAAATCAAACGCAGATTTTGCTTTTATTTTGCATGGCTTGTATTATCTTAAAGAGACAGGCACAATGGCAATAATTGTACCTTATGGTGTCTTAACAAGAGGTGGTGTAGAACATAAAATTAGAAAAAAACTATTGGATAAGGGGGCAATATATGCAGTAATATCTATGCCAGACAGAATTTTTTATAATACTGCAACAGCCACAACAATATTGGTTTTAAAAAAGAATACAAAACTTAAAGATGTATTATTTATAGATGCTTCTAGAGAGTTCAAAAAGGTTAAAAATAGAAATGTTTTAACAGAGAATTGTATTCAAAAAATTGTAGATACTTATACTAAAAGAAGATGTTTTGACAAATATGCTTATTTAGCTAGTTATGAAGAAATAAAGGAAATGACTATAATCTTAATATATATAATTATATTAATTTGTTTTCAGATATGA
- a CDS encoding restriction endonuclease subunit S, with product MSNSEKKEPQIRFRKYTITWEQRKLLDCIEKITDFRGRTPKKLGMDWSESGYLALSALNVKDGYIDFMQDVHYGNQELYDKWMTGNELHKGQVLFTTEAPMGNVAQVPDNRQYILSQRTIAFSVKEDLITENFLATILRSPNVIVALTALSSGGTAKGVSQKSLSAVEIIIPSDLGEQELLANTFLELDYLITLHQRKIKLLKKAKKMLLNKMFPKDGENIPKLRFYDFTDAWKQERLGKLVNVYDGTHQTPDYKTNGVMFLSVENIETLKSEKYISKEAFERDFKIRPVKGDVLMTRIGNVGTAKVVASNESVAYYVSLALLKKKDLNPYFLEFSIHSSTVQNEIWKRTLHIAFPKKINKNEIENILINFPEDREQEIIGLFFRSLDRLIALHQQKLKKLQDMKKSMLKKMFI from the coding sequence ATGAGTAACAGTGAAAAAAAAGAGCCTCAAATTAGATTTAGAAAATATACTATCACATGGGAACAGCGTAAGCTCCTTGATTGCATAGAAAAGATTACAGATTTTAGAGGTCGTACTCCTAAAAAACTTGGTATGGATTGGAGTGAAAGTGGTTATTTGGCTCTTTCGGCATTGAATGTAAAAGATGGATATATTGACTTTATGCAGGATGTCCATTATGGAAATCAAGAATTATATGATAAATGGATGACAGGAAATGAATTGCATAAAGGACAGGTGCTATTTACAACTGAAGCCCCGATGGGAAATGTGGCTCAAGTGCCTGATAATAGGCAATATATTCTAAGTCAAAGAACTATTGCTTTTAGTGTAAAAGAAGATTTAATTACGGAAAATTTTCTTGCAACTATCCTACGTTCTCCTAATGTTATTGTTGCTTTGACAGCCCTATCAAGTGGTGGAACTGCAAAAGGAGTGAGTCAAAAATCATTATCAGCAGTAGAGATAATAATTCCAAGTGATTTAGGAGAACAAGAACTACTAGCAAATACGTTTTTAGAATTAGATTACCTTATCACTCTTCATCAGCGTAAAATAAAACTTTTGAAAAAAGCGAAGAAGATGTTATTAAATAAAATGTTTCCAAAAGATGGAGAAAATATTCCTAAACTGCGATTTTATGATTTTACTGATGCTTGGAAACAAGAACGTTTAGGAAAATTGGTCAATGTTTATGATGGAACACACCAAACTCCAGACTATAAAACTAATGGAGTTATGTTCCTGTCAGTAGAAAATATTGAAACATTAAAATCTGAAAAATATATTTCTAAAGAGGCATTTGAAAGAGATTTTAAGATTAGGCCAGTAAAAGGTGATGTATTAATGACTCGTATAGGTAATGTAGGCACTGCTAAAGTTGTTGCTTCAAATGAGTCTGTTGCTTATTATGTAAGTCTTGCGTTGTTGAAAAAGAAAGATTTGAACCCATATTTTTTAGAATTTTCTATTCATTCATCCACTGTACAAAATGAAATTTGGAAACGTACTTTGCATATTGCCTTCCCTAAAAAAATAAATAAAAATGAGATTGAAAACATCTTAATTAATTTTCCTGAGGATCGTGAACAAGAAATAATTGGTTTATTTTTCAGAAGTTTAGATAGACTTATCGCCCTTCATCAACAAAAGTTAAAAAAATTGCAGGATATGAAAAAATCTATGCTCAAAAAAATGTTTATATAA
- a CDS encoding restriction endonuclease subunit S: MERKLSEFVTFIPGVNSTRVEKQFDLQDIEYYDQTSFERDLNYDETDENNILFYADHALKQGDVVISNSMQLATMIGKNNAGKVPTLNFTKVEFKNNNLDKQYFIYLFNCYDEVKRQKERELQGSTIARIPIKALNELVIPVVSISEQKKIGTIYSEIIKLQNKLGKYATLIEQFTKTILDDNLKGK, encoded by the coding sequence TTGGAAAGAAAATTGAGCGAATTTGTAACATTTATTCCTGGAGTTAATTCTACACGTGTTGAAAAACAGTTTGATTTACAGGATATAGAATATTATGATCAGACTTCTTTTGAAAGAGATCTGAATTATGATGAAACTGATGAGAATAATATTTTATTTTATGCCGATCACGCTTTAAAGCAAGGAGATGTTGTTATAAGTAATTCTATGCAGCTAGCTACGATGATAGGTAAAAATAATGCTGGAAAAGTTCCTACACTTAATTTTACGAAAGTAGAATTTAAGAATAATAATTTAGATAAACAATATTTTATTTATTTGTTCAATTGTTATGATGAAGTTAAGCGACAAAAAGAACGAGAACTTCAAGGAAGTACTATAGCTAGAATTCCAATTAAAGCTTTAAATGAATTGGTTATTCCTGTTGTCTCAATAAGCGAGCAAAAGAAAATTGGTACAATCTATAGTGAGATAATAAAATTACAGAATAAATTAGGAAAATATGCAACTTTAATAGAACAATTCACAAAAACGATACTTGATGATAATTTAAAAGGGAAGTGA
- a CDS encoding type I restriction-modification system subunit M, translating into MSKAQDITKKLWEMANKLRGTMDASEYKNYILPFMFYRYLSENQHKHLLDNHLEDFYNVIDREEKEQYLEECSRGIGYAIAPEYTWDKIVSKIETHKIKASDFQDMFDSFNTNARRNPIAASDFADVFSDVNLGDTRLGLNTNERAKALNDIVLMINEFNFKDESGHDILGDVYEYLIGQFAASAGKKGGEFYTPHEVSQILARLVTINVKKNDDQFRVYDPTMGSGSLLLTVQKELPYGNEEGSVDFFGQELNTTTYNLARMNLMMHGVNYKNMELRRANTLDADWPFAEKKGIQIPRKFDAVVANPPYSQKWDIKNVDREKDTRFKGFGVAPASKADYAFVLHGLYHLEKTGTMAIVLPHGVLFRGASEGKIRKNIINENLLDAVIGLPANLFYGTSIPTCILVFKGREARGKRKDILFIDASKDFKKGKNQNKLTGDNIDKIVNTYKKRIDEDKYAHVATLEEIRENDYNLNIPRYVDTFEEEKIIPLPKIAKELKELDADIKRSTDELFQLLNELTGTTEEAKNELKEFVNILNKK; encoded by the coding sequence ATGAGTAAAGCACAAGATATAACAAAAAAACTTTGGGAGATGGCAAACAAACTGCGTGGAACTATGGATGCAAGTGAATATAAAAACTATATTTTACCATTTATGTTTTATCGTTATTTATCAGAAAATCAACATAAACATCTGCTAGATAATCATTTGGAAGATTTTTATAATGTAATAGATAGAGAAGAAAAAGAACAGTATCTTGAAGAATGCTCTAGAGGAATTGGATATGCAATTGCTCCAGAGTATACATGGGACAAAATTGTATCAAAAATTGAAACACATAAAATAAAAGCTAGTGATTTCCAAGACATGTTTGATTCATTTAATACGAATGCTAGACGTAATCCTATTGCTGCATCTGATTTTGCTGATGTTTTTTCAGATGTTAATCTTGGTGATACGCGTCTTGGTTTAAATACTAATGAACGTGCAAAAGCACTTAATGATATTGTACTCATGATTAATGAATTTAATTTTAAAGATGAATCAGGGCATGATATTTTGGGTGATGTTTATGAATATTTAATAGGTCAATTTGCTGCAAGTGCTGGGAAAAAGGGTGGGGAGTTTTATACACCACATGAAGTGAGTCAAATCTTAGCAAGGCTTGTTACTATCAATGTGAAAAAAAATGATGATCAATTTAGAGTATATGATCCTACAATGGGATCAGGTTCTTTGCTTTTAACAGTTCAAAAAGAATTACCATATGGGAATGAAGAGGGGAGTGTTGATTTTTTTGGTCAAGAATTAAATACAACCACATATAATTTGGCACGAATGAATTTAATGATGCATGGTGTTAACTATAAAAATATGGAATTAAGACGTGCAAATACATTAGATGCTGATTGGCCATTTGCTGAAAAAAAAGGAATTCAAATTCCTCGCAAGTTTGATGCAGTGGTTGCTAATCCACCATATTCACAAAAATGGGACATAAAGAATGTTGATCGTGAAAAAGATACGCGTTTTAAAGGATTTGGTGTTGCACCTGCATCAAAAGCAGATTATGCATTTGTTTTACATGGACTTTATCATTTAGAAAAAACTGGAACAATGGCTATTGTATTGCCACATGGTGTTTTATTTAGAGGAGCATCAGAAGGTAAAATACGAAAAAATATCATAAACGAAAATCTATTAGATGCTGTTATTGGATTGCCTGCGAATCTTTTCTATGGAACTAGTATTCCAACATGTATATTGGTTTTTAAAGGGCGTGAAGCTCGAGGAAAAAGAAAAGATATTCTTTTTATAGATGCTTCTAAAGATTTTAAAAAAGGAAAAAATCAAAACAAACTTACTGGAGATAATATTGACAAAATTGTTAACACATATAAAAAACGTATTGATGAAGATAAATATGCTCATGTAGCTACTTTAGAAGAGATTAGAGAAAATGATTATAATTTGAATATTCCACGTTATGTTGATACATTTGAAGAAGAAAAGATTATACCGCTGCCAAAAATAGCTAAGGAATTGAAAGAATTAGATGCAGATATTAAAAGATCAACAGATGAATTGTTTCAATTATTAAATGAGTTAACAGGTACAACAGAAGAAGCCAAAAATGAATTGAAAGAGTTTGTTAATATACTAAATAAAAAATAA
- the fic gene encoding protein adenylyltransferase Fic → MLENKLGINNSAELARKEEHISKTKAVELFENGLLDTFEVGTFKGLAEIHHYLFSDIYDFAGKMRDVNIAKGGFRFAPVMYLDAALKNIDKMPQSDFDEIIEKYVEMNVAHPFREGNGRSTRIWLDCILKEELKCVIDWNEVNKEDYLLAMERSPIKDVEIKVLLKKALTDKINDREVYMKGIDASYYYEGYNIYKTENVKK, encoded by the coding sequence ATGTTAGAAAATAAACTTGGTATCAATAATTCAGCTGAACTTGCACGCAAAGAAGAACATATTAGTAAGACAAAAGCGGTAGAACTATTTGAAAATGGGTTGCTTGATACTTTTGAAGTAGGTACTTTTAAGGGATTAGCAGAAATACATCATTATCTTTTTAGTGATATTTATGATTTTGCTGGAAAAATGAGAGACGTGAATATTGCTAAAGGTGGATTTCGTTTTGCGCCAGTAATGTATTTAGATGCAGCATTAAAAAATATTGATAAAATGCCACAATCTGATTTTGATGAGATTATTGAAAAATATGTAGAGATGAATGTGGCTCATCCTTTTCGTGAAGGTAACGGTCGAAGTACAAGAATATGGTTAGATTGTATTTTGAAAGAAGAACTAAAATGTGTTATTGATTGGAATGAAGTTAATAAAGAAGATTACTTATTGGCAATGGAGAGAAGTCCGATTAAAGATGTGGAAATTAAAGTTTTATTAAAGAAAGCATTAACTGATAAAATTAATGACCGTGAAGTATATATGAAAGGTATTGATGCAAGTTATTATTATGAGGGATATAATATTTATAAGACTGAAAATGTGAAAAAATAG
- a CDS encoding alpha/beta hydrolase has product MKERKKIDVKNYSGYFDVQYSPASQTCLMDIFLPAGEGPFPVIVSIHGGAFKKCDKRDEEMILDMLHGLDKGYAVVGVNYRLSQEAQFPEPVKDIKQAIRFIKDHANDYHFDKEKIVVWGGSAGGYFTLMSGLIDCFDQFDDEYSSKTNTKIQGLVAWFPPVNFKNMDHQLKESGLLKHYPDHDADDSPESSFIGVPIVRSDDLVQKANPETYLHADVCPMLIQHGRVDEVVPYQQSLEFVKKAKEICGEEKIIYEIIEGANHGDPLFSTPENLQKVYAFIEKCFE; this is encoded by the coding sequence ATGAAAGAAAGAAAAAAGATTGATGTTAAGAACTATAGTGGTTATTTTGATGTTCAATACAGTCCAGCATCCCAAACTTGCTTAATGGATATTTTTTTACCAGCAGGAGAAGGTCCGTTTCCAGTGATTGTTTCTATTCATGGTGGAGCATTTAAGAAATGTGATAAACGTGATGAAGAAATGATTCTGGATATGTTGCATGGACTTGATAAAGGGTATGCAGTTGTTGGTGTGAATTATCGATTGAGTCAAGAGGCACAATTTCCAGAGCCAGTTAAAGATATCAAACAAGCCATTCGCTTTATCAAAGATCATGCAAATGACTATCACTTTGATAAAGAAAAAATTGTTGTTTGGGGAGGAAGTGCGGGTGGTTATTTTACACTTATGTCTGGACTCATTGATTGTTTTGATCAATTTGATGATGAGTATTCTTCAAAAACAAATACCAAGATTCAAGGGTTAGTTGCTTGGTTTCCACCAGTTAACTTTAAGAATATGGACCATCAATTGAAAGAATCTGGGTTATTAAAACACTATCCTGATCATGATGCTGATGATTCTCCAGAATCATCATTTATAGGAGTACCAATTGTGAGATCAGATGATTTGGTTCAAAAAGCCAATCCAGAAACTTATTTACATGCTGATGTTTGTCCAATGTTGATTCAACATGGAAGAGTAGATGAAGTGGTTCCTTATCAACAATCATTAGAATTTGTTAAAAAGGCAAAAGAAATTTGTGGTGAAGAAAAGATTATTTATGAAATTATCGAAGGTGCTAATCATGGTGATCCATTATTTAGTACACCGGAGAATTTACAAAAAGTTTATGCATTTATTGAAAAGTGCTTTGAGTAA
- a CDS encoding type I restriction endonuclease subunit R has product MSNYKSKSELEFESEVIDYLTKIGGVKQWEYKKNIKTTEQLWNNFKLILEQNNQMRLDYPLSVTEFAQVKKIISSIDTPYHAGQFLYGVNGVSEIEIDLDNGKHVFLTVFDQAQVGGGNTVYQIVNQIFRPKILDGKKDCRFDITLLINGLPIIQIELKKALHSTTESFNQMEQYIAEKQYSGIFSTLQILVAMTPYDIRYMANTKLEDFNRAFAFNWQNEEDAHPVRSWKTFADNVLSIPMAHDLATRYMVLDGTKNKESIKVMRPYQVYATKRVLDKVRQFDFQYDDGRLGYVWHTTGSGKTITSFKTAWLASRLSNVDKVVFLVDRIALTRQTAYAYQAYDPVAGFEGNSGVVSDTANISDLHRKLIRKSDKNIIVTSIQKMSRYVGKNSFKPLSERILFIVDEAHRSTGDGTDNEGMLESIRNAIPNSAWVGYTGTPKFPATREIFGDILHAYTIKEAIADKNVLGFNVEFKETIEAPETSTEDDIDDTIRGSVYDFSPEHVKLVAKDIFDNWKERSNNKKYNALFTVHVGGNKASTPRAMEYFDEFAVLNAKRPIEEQLKVAVSFSTDTSNSDHQLKTNQNLHRAIIAYNELFGTKFDMKTVKQYTDDLIRRLNKTVDDGNYLDLVIVVDQLLTGFDAPELNTLYIDRTLKGGNLIQAYSRTNRIHHSDDKPFGNIVNYRWPQQNEYEMNKAFAVYSNRASADEQLTLEELKVDNEKFGIISKSFSKVQSEIQEVIQKLSTLTDEFVQLPPSEKAQDEVYENLKEYNRLLSQLKQYTQDDDGNPVSAYDNPEEFYNLLGITEEQEVMLTTVIAGELKERRAKREDIDISQINLSMIHIHEVTINYDYLVDLIAKMADEVHDNNMKQAKNTREEIHIEIAKSDNEKEKSKIRNFVSQIYSKEFVFDDYPAPRNVEKMNQAMDRARNDTVRQLITSFIRTWGLDNSIKPKELEKLIGKHRFGQEDLDKQGELTAIMNDARNDYEEIAAKNIAKLSWVKYRIELRKAFYAMADQIKSGE; this is encoded by the coding sequence ATGAGTAATTATAAAAGCAAATCAGAATTAGAGTTTGAAAGTGAAGTTATAGATTATCTTACAAAAATTGGTGGAGTAAAACAATGGGAGTATAAAAAGAATATTAAGACAACAGAACAACTTTGGAATAATTTTAAATTGATTTTAGAACAAAACAATCAAATGAGATTAGATTATCCTTTATCAGTAACTGAATTTGCTCAAGTTAAAAAAATTATTTCAAGTATTGATACACCATATCATGCTGGACAGTTTTTATACGGAGTTAATGGTGTATCTGAAATAGAAATTGATCTTGACAATGGAAAACATGTTTTTTTGACCGTTTTTGACCAAGCTCAAGTGGGTGGAGGAAACACTGTTTATCAAATAGTTAATCAAATTTTCCGCCCTAAAATTCTAGATGGTAAAAAGGATTGTCGTTTTGATATAACATTACTTATTAATGGGTTACCAATTATTCAAATTGAGTTAAAAAAAGCACTTCATAGTACTACAGAATCTTTTAATCAAATGGAACAATATATTGCTGAAAAGCAGTATAGTGGAATTTTTTCAACTTTACAAATTCTTGTTGCAATGACACCATATGATATTCGTTATATGGCAAATACAAAATTAGAAGATTTTAATCGAGCTTTTGCATTTAATTGGCAAAATGAAGAAGATGCTCATCCAGTACGTTCATGGAAAACATTTGCAGATAATGTTCTTTCGATTCCTATGGCACATGATTTAGCAACGCGTTACATGGTTTTAGATGGAACTAAGAATAAAGAAAGTATCAAAGTTATGAGACCTTATCAAGTTTATGCGACAAAACGAGTCCTTGATAAAGTGCGTCAATTTGACTTTCAATATGATGATGGAAGATTAGGATATGTTTGGCATACGACTGGATCTGGTAAGACGATTACGAGTTTTAAAACTGCGTGGCTTGCAAGTCGTTTGTCTAATGTAGATAAAGTTGTATTTTTAGTGGATCGTATTGCTTTAACTCGTCAGACTGCTTATGCGTATCAAGCATATGATCCTGTGGCAGGTTTTGAAGGAAATTCAGGGGTGGTAAGTGATACTGCAAATATATCAGACCTTCATCGTAAACTGATAAGGAAAAGTGATAAAAATATTATTGTAACAAGTATACAGAAAATGTCTCGCTATGTGGGAAAGAATAGTTTTAAACCATTAAGTGAAAGAATTTTATTTATAGTTGATGAAGCGCATCGATCAACTGGTGATGGAACAGATAATGAGGGTATGCTTGAAAGTATCCGTAATGCTATTCCTAATTCTGCTTGGGTTGGGTATACAGGAACACCAAAGTTCCCTGCAACCCGTGAGATATTTGGTGATATATTGCATGCATACACAATCAAGGAGGCTATAGCAGATAAGAATGTTCTAGGGTTTAATGTAGAGTTTAAGGAAACAATTGAAGCACCAGAAACATCTACAGAAGATGATATAGATGATACTATTCGAGGAAGTGTATATGATTTCAGTCCTGAACATGTTAAATTAGTAGCTAAAGATATATTTGATAATTGGAAAGAACGTTCTAATAATAAAAAGTATAATGCTCTTTTTACAGTCCATGTGGGTGGAAATAAAGCTTCTACTCCAAGAGCGATGGAGTACTTTGATGAGTTTGCGGTTTTAAATGCCAAAAGACCAATAGAAGAACAGTTAAAAGTAGCAGTTAGTTTTTCAACTGATACATCTAATAGTGATCATCAATTAAAAACAAATCAAAACTTACATAGAGCAATTATAGCATATAATGAATTGTTTGGCACAAAATTTGATATGAAAACAGTTAAGCAATATACTGATGACTTGATCCGACGTCTTAATAAGACGGTAGATGATGGTAACTATTTGGATTTGGTTATTGTTGTTGATCAACTTTTAACAGGATTTGATGCACCAGAATTAAATACGCTTTATATTGATCGTACTTTAAAGGGAGGCAACTTAATTCAGGCATATTCACGTACAAATCGTATACATCATTCTGATGATAAACCATTTGGTAATATTGTTAATTATCGTTGGCCTCAGCAAAATGAATATGAAATGAACAAAGCTTTTGCAGTATATTCAAATCGTGCTTCTGCAGATGAACAATTAACACTTGAAGAGTTAAAAGTAGACAATGAAAAATTTGGAATCATATCAAAATCATTTAGTAAAGTTCAATCAGAAATTCAGGAAGTCATACAGAAACTTTCAACATTAACAGATGAATTTGTGCAATTGCCTCCAAGTGAAAAAGCACAAGATGAAGTTTATGAAAACCTGAAAGAATACAATCGATTGCTAAGTCAATTAAAACAGTATACTCAAGATGATGATGGAAATCCGGTTTCAGCGTATGATAATCCAGAGGAGTTTTACAATCTTTTGGGGATTACAGAAGAACAGGAAGTAATGTTGACAACTGTTATTGCTGGAGAACTTAAAGAACGACGAGCAAAAAGAGAAGATATTGATATTTCACAGATTAATCTTTCGATGATACATATTCATGAGGTCACAATTAATTATGATTATTTAGTTGATTTAATTGCAAAAATGGCTGATGAAGTTCATGATAATAATATGAAGCAAGCAAAAAATACACGTGAAGAAATTCATATTGAAATTGCAAAATCAGATAATGAAAAAGAAAAATCTAAGATACGTAATTTTGTGTCTCAAATTTATTCAAAGGAATTTGTATTTGATGACTATCCTGCACCACGTAATGTTGAGAAAATGAATCAGGCAATGGATCGTGCACGAAATGATACTGTTAGACAATTGATTACGAGTTTCATTCGTACTTGGGGATTGGATAATAGTATAAAACCTAAAGAATTAGAAAAATTGATTGGAAAGCATAGATTTGGACAAGAGGATTTAGATAAACAGGGGGAATTAACTGCAATTATGAATGATGCTAGAAATGATTATGAAGAAATTGCAGCTAAAAATATCGCAAAATTATCATGGGTAAAATATCGTATTGAGTTACGCAAAGCATTTTATGCCATGGCTGATCAAATCAAGAGTGGAGAGTAG
- a CDS encoding type I restriction-modification system subunit M N-terminal domain-containing protein, whose product MVEAHGNKGYNIFRLLWEKTEVLLTEMDRNEIRDFLMGLLFYKYLSDTVICYVGNYFEMPINNLEEIQKTYEENFKNNDVAKVLIADMKKELSFYIEPDLTFIYFVKNLNSSNFALIKLLCGLKKIKIE is encoded by the coding sequence ATGGTTGAAGCACACGGAAACAAAGGATACAATATATTTAGATTATTATGGGAAAAAACAGAAGTATTGCTTACTGAGATGGATAGAAATGAAATTCGTGATTTTTTAATGGGACTACTATTTTATAAATATTTATCTGATACTGTGATTTGCTATGTTGGCAATTATTTTGAAATGCCAATAAATAATTTGGAAGAAATACAGAAAACTTATGAAGAAAATTTCAAAAATAACGATGTAGCTAAAGTGCTTATTGCTGATATGAAAAAAGAATTGTCATTCTATATAGAACCCGATTTAACATTTATTTATTTTGTAAAAAATTTAAATTCTTCAAATTTTGCACTGATTAAACTACTATGTGGATTAAAAAAAATAAAAATCGAATGA